A genomic window from Candidatus Cloacimonadota bacterium includes:
- a CDS encoding ABC transporter substrate-binding protein, with translation MKKIFILLFIGLLLFSCGKKAKTPTDVIQIEFWNSMGGPLGEALMFLVNEFNETHPGIFINAINMGNYTALSQKLMASLQTGNQPDIAQVFESWTANMIDGDVIVPIEDFIKNDPDFTEQKLADIYPVFIQSNTVNGKLVTFPFNKSVRVLYYNKDIFFQNGIDPNKPPKTWDSFLEYCRKLTLDADQNGVNELHGTTLKISAWQFENLLLQAGGEIMSADEKEALFNSPEGVVALEFLTQLLNEDKTAYLSPGYEGQNDFLAGKVAMYEDSSVSIAYMKKTGIDFNIGITSIPINKTKRNVISGTNIAIFKSEDEKVQKAAWEFIKWFTDTKQTAKWSELTYYMPVRKSAFEVAELKSRLTSNPEIADVYDQLNYATFEPQMSEWFETRKYLEEHVIEKVVRGILSPQKALNNAAEMIEKKIKDRKS, from the coding sequence ATGAAGAAAATATTTATTTTGTTGTTTATTGGATTATTGCTTTTCAGTTGCGGAAAAAAAGCAAAAACTCCAACTGATGTTATCCAGATAGAATTCTGGAATTCTATGGGCGGTCCACTCGGTGAAGCTCTCATGTTTTTAGTGAATGAATTCAACGAAACTCACCCGGGAATATTTATCAATGCTATCAATATGGGAAATTATACTGCTCTTTCTCAGAAACTGATGGCTTCTCTGCAAACCGGAAATCAACCGGATATTGCTCAAGTTTTTGAATCCTGGACTGCTAATATGATCGATGGAGATGTTATTGTTCCGATCGAGGATTTTATCAAAAATGATCCTGATTTCACGGAACAAAAACTCGCTGATATTTATCCTGTTTTTATTCAAAGCAATACTGTTAATGGGAAACTCGTTACTTTTCCTTTTAATAAGAGCGTTCGAGTTCTTTACTACAATAAAGATATTTTTTTCCAGAATGGGATCGATCCCAATAAACCGCCGAAAACCTGGGATTCCTTCCTGGAATATTGCCGTAAACTGACTCTCGATGCTGATCAGAATGGAGTGAACGAACTTCATGGAACAACTTTGAAAATCAGTGCCTGGCAGTTTGAAAATCTTCTTCTGCAAGCTGGAGGAGAGATCATGTCCGCTGATGAAAAAGAAGCATTGTTCAACAGTCCTGAAGGAGTAGTTGCACTTGAATTCTTAACTCAACTTCTGAATGAGGATAAAACTGCATACCTTTCTCCGGGATATGAAGGTCAGAACGATTTTCTTGCCGGAAAAGTAGCTATGTATGAAGATTCCAGCGTATCGATAGCTTATATGAAAAAGACAGGAATCGATTTTAATATTGGCATTACATCCATTCCAATCAATAAAACGAAAAGGAATGTGATCAGCGGGACAAATATTGCGATCTTTAAAAGTGAAGATGAAAAAGTTCAGAAAGCTGCCTGGGAATTTATCAAATGGTTCACGGATACGAAGCAGACTGCAAAATGGTCGGAACTGACCTATTATATGCCGGTTCGTAAAAGTGCTTTTGAAGTTGCTGAACTTAAGAGCAGGTTAACCTCGAATCCGGAAATCGCAGATGTTTACGATCAGCTGAATTATGCAACTTTTGAACCGCAAATGAGCGAATGGTTCGAAACGAGAAAGTATCTCGAAGAACATGTTATTGAAAAAGTTGTTCGGGGAATTCTTTCTCCCCAGAAAGCTTTGAATAATGCCGCAGAGATGATCGAGAAGAAAATTAAAGATAGAAAAAGTTAG